CCGTCCCTCACCGAACTGGCACAAAAGGGCATCGCGGGGAGCTCGAACACGGTCATCGAGTACGTGACTGCAAGGCTGCTGGAAAAGGAATCTCCCGGCGCCAGACTGAGCATGGTTGAGACCAAGAGCATCCCGGCCAGGATCCCCATGCTGCTGGAGGGACAGGTGGCCGGAGCCGTCCTGCCGGAGCCCCTGGTGACCTTCGTGGAGAAGAAGGGAGCGACTGTCGTAGCGGACGATCGCGGGCTCGGGATCACTCCCACCACACTCCTGTTCACCAACGAGTTCATCGAGAAGAACCCTGACGCGGTAAAAGCGTTTCTCCGCGCCACCACCCGGGCTGCCCGGCTCATCAGGGAGGATCCGGAAGGGGCAAGGGCCGCGATGATCAAGTACACAGGGGTCCCGGAACCCCTGCAGCGGGCCTTCCCCATCCCTGCTTTCGAGGATCCCGCTGTCCCGAGCCGTGAACTCACCATGGACACCTACAACTGGCTCAAGGCCAGGGGGATCCTGAAGAAGGAACTGACCTTCGACGAGATGGTGAGGGGCGATTTATTACCCCAGTAAGAAACCGGGTAATAAATCGCTGATCTCAAATCTCACATTTCAGATCTCAAAGAAAACCCACAAGACAAATCCAGGATGTAATGGACTT
The sequence above is a segment of the bacterium genome. Coding sequences within it:
- a CDS encoding ABC transporter substrate-binding protein; translated protein: MKRTLVTMALVAAAVTAVSFPGTARAGEKKISFGVLPVIQALPLFVAQDKGLYKEEGIQVELIGFRSGLEKDAAMAAGQTQGYFGDMLTSIILGANQTPMRMVATVFNTTGDQRMFAVLAAPGTGKPSLTELAQKGIAGSSNTVIEYVTARLLEKESPGARLSMVETKSIPARIPMLLEGQVAGAVLPEPLVTFVEKKGATVVADDRGLGITPTTLLFTNEFIEKNPDAVKAFLRATTRAARLIREDPEGARAAMIKYTGVPEPLQRAFPIPAFEDPAVPSRELTMDTYNWLKARGILKKELTFDEMVRGDLLPQ